One genomic window of Pseudomonas chlororaphis subsp. piscium includes the following:
- a CDS encoding PQQ-dependent sugar dehydrogenase, whose protein sequence is MLRKTLLATVCASLVLSSALPAVAATRQQLQSEQGPLSVTPVVEGLDHPWALAFLPDRQGILVTERPGNLRLVGADGKLSAPLGGVPQVWAKGQGGLLDVVLSPDFKQDRLVYLSYAEGGGEGGTAGTAVGRGRLSEDLKTLKDFQVIFRQAPKLSTGNHFGSRLVFDRDGYLFITLGENNDRPTAQDLDKLQGKIVRLYPDGRIPEDNPFVGQPGVRPEIWSYGHRNPQGAALNPWSGTLWENEHGPKGGDEINLIERGKNYGWPLATHGINYSGAPIPEAQGKTAPGTVGPRHVWEKSPGISGMAFYDSDRFKAWQHNLFIGALASQEVIRLQFDGDKVGHEERLLGELKERIRDVRQGPDGYLYVLTDEDKGKLYKVGLE, encoded by the coding sequence ATGTTGCGTAAAACCCTCTTGGCGACAGTCTGCGCCAGCCTTGTCCTGAGCAGCGCGCTACCCGCGGTGGCCGCCACCCGTCAACAGTTGCAGAGCGAGCAGGGCCCGCTGAGCGTGACCCCGGTGGTCGAGGGCCTGGACCACCCCTGGGCCCTGGCGTTCCTGCCGGACCGCCAGGGCATCCTGGTGACCGAACGTCCCGGCAACCTGCGGCTGGTCGGCGCCGATGGCAAGCTCTCGGCGCCCCTGGGCGGCGTGCCACAGGTCTGGGCCAAGGGCCAGGGCGGGTTGCTGGATGTGGTGTTGTCGCCGGACTTCAAGCAGGACCGCCTGGTCTATCTGTCCTATGCCGAAGGTGGTGGCGAGGGCGGCACGGCGGGGACGGCGGTAGGGCGCGGGCGGCTGTCCGAGGACCTGAAGACACTCAAGGACTTCCAGGTGATTTTCCGCCAGGCGCCCAAGCTCTCCACCGGTAACCATTTCGGTTCGCGCCTGGTGTTCGACCGCGACGGCTACCTGTTCATCACCCTGGGGGAAAACAACGACCGTCCGACCGCCCAGGACCTGGACAAGCTGCAAGGCAAGATCGTGCGCCTGTATCCGGACGGCCGGATCCCGGAGGACAACCCCTTTGTCGGTCAGCCGGGCGTGCGTCCGGAAATCTGGTCCTACGGCCACCGCAATCCCCAGGGCGCGGCGCTCAACCCCTGGAGCGGCACCCTATGGGAGAACGAGCATGGGCCCAAGGGCGGCGACGAAATCAACCTGATCGAGCGTGGCAAGAACTATGGCTGGCCCCTGGCGACCCATGGCATCAACTATTCCGGCGCACCGATTCCCGAAGCCCAGGGCAAGACCGCTCCGGGCACCGTAGGGCCGCGGCATGTCTGGGAGAAATCCCCCGGCATCAGCGGCATGGCCTTCTATGACAGCGATCGCTTCAAGGCCTGGCAACATAACCTGTTTATCGGCGCCCTGGCTTCCCAGGAAGTGATCCGCCTGCAATTCGACGGCGACAAGGTGGGCCACGAGGAGCGCCTGCTGGGTGAGCTCAAAGAGCGCATCCGCGACGTGCGCCAGGGGCCGGACGGCTATCTGTATGTGCTGACCGACGAGGACAAGGGCAAGCTGTACAAGGTCGGCCTGGAGTAA
- the eco gene encoding serine protease inhibitor ecotin encodes MRFFPVSTAIAVLLSGISTLSHAAKLEDVAPYPKAEDGFVRQVIHLPKQAKEEDFKVEVLAGKTLTVDCNRQRLGGTLEEKNLEGWGYPYYRLDKVSGPMSTLMACPEGTSKQAFVPVVGEGFVLRYNSKLPIVIYAPKDIEVRYRLWSASDKVEKARAE; translated from the coding sequence ATGCGCTTTTTTCCTGTGTCCACCGCCATCGCTGTGCTGTTGAGCGGTATTTCCACCCTGAGCCATGCGGCCAAGCTCGAAGACGTGGCGCCTTACCCCAAGGCCGAAGACGGTTTTGTGCGTCAGGTGATCCATCTGCCCAAGCAGGCCAAGGAAGAAGACTTCAAGGTCGAGGTGCTGGCCGGCAAGACCCTGACCGTCGACTGCAACCGTCAGCGCCTGGGCGGCACCCTGGAAGAGAAGAACCTTGAAGGCTGGGGCTACCCCTACTATCGCCTGGACAAGGTCAGCGGCCCGATGAGCACCCTGATGGCCTGCCCCGAAGGCACCAGCAAGCAGGCGTTCGTGCCGGTGGTCGGCGAAGGCTTCGTGCTGCGCTATAACAGCAAGCTGCCGATCGTGATCTACGCCCCCAAGGACATCGAAGTGCGCTACCGCCTGTGGTCCGCCTCGGACAAGGTCGAGAAGGCCCGCGCGGAATAA
- the lpxO gene encoding lipid A hydroxylase LpxO, which produces MKLIIAAVYVLSIAYVHLRGRVRHKLGRQLSDHSTFLAPINCFLYLFSKIPNRPFLDPADFPDLSPLQAHWEEIRAEGQSLLKAGEIKRSEQYNDVGFNSFFKTGWKRFYLKWYGDSHPSAMKLCPRTTELVQSIGSIKAAMFAELPPGSKLVRHRDPYAGSYRYHLGLETPNSAGCYINVDGEKYHWRDGEAVMFDETYIHYAENTTEQNRIILFCDVERPMKYRWAAAFNRWFSRTVMAAAGSPNDAGDRTGGLNRAFTKLYKIRLRGKELKKRNRKLYYLEKWAIFATLLLLFILI; this is translated from the coding sequence GTGAAACTCATCATTGCCGCTGTTTACGTTTTATCCATCGCGTATGTGCACCTGCGTGGTCGCGTGCGCCATAAACTGGGCCGCCAGCTGAGTGATCATTCGACCTTCCTGGCCCCCATCAACTGCTTCCTTTATCTGTTCTCGAAAATCCCCAACCGCCCGTTTCTCGATCCGGCCGACTTTCCCGACCTGAGCCCGCTGCAGGCCCACTGGGAAGAAATCCGCGCCGAAGGCCAGAGCCTGCTCAAGGCCGGGGAGATCAAGCGTTCGGAGCAGTACAACGACGTCGGCTTCAACTCGTTCTTCAAGACCGGCTGGAAGCGCTTCTACCTGAAGTGGTACGGCGACAGCCATCCTTCGGCGATGAAGCTGTGCCCGCGGACCACCGAGCTGGTGCAGAGCATCGGCTCGATCAAGGCGGCGATGTTCGCCGAACTGCCGCCGGGCTCGAAGCTGGTGCGCCATCGCGACCCTTATGCCGGTTCCTACCGTTACCACCTGGGCCTGGAAACGCCCAACAGCGCCGGTTGCTACATCAATGTCGACGGTGAGAAGTATCACTGGCGCGACGGCGAAGCGGTGATGTTCGACGAGACCTACATCCACTACGCGGAAAACACCACCGAACAGAACCGCATCATCCTGTTCTGCGACGTCGAGCGGCCGATGAAATACCGCTGGGCCGCCGCCTTCAACCGCTGGTTCAGCCGCACCGTGATGGCCGCCGCCGGCTCGCCCAACGATGCCGGCGACCGCACCGGAGGCCTGAACCGCGCCTTCACCAAGTTGTACAAGATCCGCCTGCGCGGCAAAGAGCTGAAAAAGCGCAACCGCAAGCTTTATTACCTGGAAAAGTGGGCGATCTTCGCCACGCTGTTGCTGCTGTTCATCCTGATCTGA
- a CDS encoding ABC-F family ATPase — protein MISTANITMQFGAKPLFENVSVKFNGGNRYGLIGANGCGKSTFMKILGGDLEPSGGQVMLEPNVRLGKLRQDQFAYEEFTVIDTVIMGHEELWKVKAERDRIYSLPEMSEEDGMAVAELETDFAEMDGYTAESRAGELLLGLGIPLEQHFGPMTEVAPGWKLRVLLAQALFSDPEVLLLDEPTNHLDINTIRWLETILTARNSTMIIISHDRHFLNSVCTHMADLDYGELRLFPGNYDEYMTAATQSREQLLSDNAKKKAQIAELQTFVSRFSANASKAKQATSRAKQIDKIQLAEVKPSSRVSPFIRFEQTKKLHRQAVTIEQMSKGFDGKTLFKNFSFTVEAGERVAIIGPNGIGKTTLLRTLMGELTPDAGSVKWTESAELGYYAQDHAHDFEDDVSLFDWMGQWTQGEQIIRGTLGRMLFSNDEILKSVKVISGGEQGRMLFGKLILQKPNVLVMDEPTNHLDMESIEALNLALENYPGTLIFVSHDREFVSSLATRIIELSPNGVTDFSGTYDDYLRSQGVVF, from the coding sequence TTGATCTCCACAGCTAACATCACGATGCAGTTCGGCGCCAAGCCGCTATTCGAGAACGTTTCGGTCAAGTTCAACGGCGGCAACCGCTATGGCCTGATCGGCGCCAACGGTTGCGGCAAGTCGACATTCATGAAGATCCTCGGCGGCGACCTCGAGCCGTCCGGCGGCCAGGTCATGCTGGAGCCGAACGTGCGCCTGGGTAAACTGCGCCAGGACCAGTTCGCCTACGAAGAATTCACCGTGATCGACACCGTGATCATGGGTCACGAAGAGCTGTGGAAGGTCAAGGCCGAGCGCGATCGCATCTACTCGCTGCCGGAAATGAGCGAAGAAGACGGCATGGCCGTGGCCGAGCTGGAAACCGACTTCGCCGAGATGGACGGCTACACCGCCGAATCCCGCGCCGGTGAACTGCTGCTGGGCCTGGGCATTCCCCTGGAACAGCATTTCGGCCCGATGACCGAAGTGGCTCCGGGCTGGAAACTGCGGGTCTTGCTGGCCCAGGCACTGTTCTCCGATCCGGAAGTGCTGCTGCTCGACGAACCGACCAACCACCTGGACATCAACACCATCCGCTGGCTGGAAACGATTCTGACGGCGCGTAACAGCACCATGATCATCATTTCCCACGACCGTCACTTCCTCAACAGCGTCTGCACCCACATGGCCGACCTGGACTACGGCGAGCTGCGCCTGTTCCCGGGCAACTACGACGAGTACATGACCGCGGCGACCCAGTCCCGCGAGCAGCTGCTGTCGGACAACGCCAAGAAGAAAGCCCAGATCGCCGAGCTGCAGACCTTCGTCAGCCGCTTCTCCGCCAACGCCTCGAAAGCCAAGCAGGCCACCTCCCGCGCCAAGCAGATCGACAAGATCCAGCTGGCCGAGGTCAAGCCATCGAGCCGCGTCAGCCCGTTCATCCGTTTCGAACAGACCAAGAAGCTGCACCGCCAGGCCGTGACCATCGAGCAGATGTCCAAGGGCTTCGACGGCAAGACCCTGTTCAAGAACTTCAGCTTCACCGTCGAAGCTGGCGAGCGTGTGGCGATCATCGGCCCGAACGGTATCGGCAAGACCACCCTGCTGCGCACCCTGATGGGCGAGCTGACCCCGGACGCCGGTTCGGTGAAGTGGACCGAAAGCGCGGAGCTGGGCTACTACGCCCAGGACCACGCCCATGACTTCGAAGACGACGTCAGCCTGTTCGACTGGATGGGCCAATGGACTCAAGGCGAGCAGATCATTCGCGGCACCCTGGGCCGCATGTTGTTCTCCAACGACGAGATCCTCAAGTCGGTGAAAGTCATCTCCGGTGGTGAACAGGGCCGCATGCTGTTCGGCAAGCTGATCCTGCAAAAGCCCAACGTCCTGGTGATGGACGAACCGACCAACCACCTGGACATGGAATCCATCGAGGCGCTGAACCTGGCGCTGGAAAACTACCCGGGCACCCTGATCTTCGTCAGCCACGACCGTGAGTTCGTATCGTCCCTGGCCACTCGCATCATCGAGCTGAGCCCGAACGGCGTGACCGACTTCAGCGGCACCTATGACGACTACCTGCGCAGCCAGGGCGTGGTGTTCTAA
- the map gene encoding type I methionyl aminopeptidase: MTQALIKTPQQLALMRESGRLLATVFTFLDDLVAPGLSTMELDTAVERFIRHDLGARPASKGQYNYPYSINTSINEVVCHGMPHEQAILKDGDIINIDITLEKNGFIADSSKMYLVGNVSPKAQHLVSTTFEAMWQGIKVVRPGARLGDIGHAIQKHAETRGYSVVREYCGHGIGRQMHEEPQILHFGRPGTGLELREGMVFTIEPMINQGSARVRGLKDGWTVVTRDNGLSAQWEHTVAVTRDGYEVLTLQPA, encoded by the coding sequence ATGACCCAGGCCCTGATCAAGACCCCGCAACAACTGGCCCTGATGCGTGAGTCCGGGCGCCTGCTGGCGACGGTGTTCACCTTTCTCGACGACCTGGTCGCGCCCGGCCTTTCGACCATGGAACTGGACACCGCGGTGGAGCGCTTTATCCGCCACGACCTGGGCGCCCGCCCGGCCAGCAAGGGCCAGTACAACTACCCCTACTCGATCAACACCTCGATCAACGAGGTGGTGTGCCATGGCATGCCCCATGAGCAGGCCATTCTCAAGGACGGCGACATCATCAACATCGACATCACCCTGGAAAAGAACGGTTTTATCGCCGACTCCAGCAAGATGTACCTGGTCGGCAACGTCAGCCCCAAGGCCCAGCATCTGGTGAGCACCACCTTCGAGGCGATGTGGCAAGGCATCAAGGTGGTCCGCCCCGGCGCGCGCCTTGGCGATATCGGCCATGCCATCCAGAAGCATGCGGAAACCCGGGGCTACAGCGTGGTGCGCGAATATTGCGGCCATGGCATCGGCCGGCAGATGCACGAAGAACCGCAGATCCTGCATTTCGGTCGCCCCGGTACCGGCCTGGAGCTGCGCGAAGGCATGGTGTTCACCATAGAGCCGATGATCAACCAGGGCAGCGCCCGGGTGCGCGGCCTGAAAGACGGCTGGACTGTGGTCACCCGTGACAACGGCCTGTCGGCGCAGTGGGAACACACGGTGGCGGTGACCCGCGACGGCTATGAGGTGCTGACCCTGCAACCGGCCTGA
- a CDS encoding MFS transporter, translating to MSAQQKPVPSSMAITLQIVSIVFYTFIAFLCIGLPIAVLPGYVHGELGFSAVVAGLTIGSQYLATLLSRPMAGRLSDNLGTKRAIVYGLAGILLSGLLTLASTLLQALPLLSLGTLLLGRLLLGVAQGLIGVGTISWCMGQVGAEHTARSISWNGIASYGAIAIGAPLGVVMVADYGFESLGLALSLLAALALLLIRNKPSVPVIRGERLSFRAVFGRIAPYGAGLSLASIGYGTLTTFITLFYLSRGWTGAAYCLTVFGVCFILSRLLFISSISRFGGYRAAIACMSIETLGLILLWLAPSTAFAMIGAGLAGFGLSLVYPALGVEAIKQVPNTSRGAGLSAYAVFFDLALAIAGPLMGAVALNLGYSWIFFCAALLSLCALGLTLLLKRRAFA from the coding sequence ATGTCTGCGCAACAAAAGCCCGTGCCCAGCTCCATGGCGATCACCCTGCAGATCGTCTCCATCGTCTTCTATACCTTTATCGCGTTTCTCTGCATCGGCCTGCCGATCGCGGTGCTGCCCGGTTATGTCCACGGCGAACTGGGCTTCAGCGCGGTGGTGGCCGGGCTGACCATCGGCTCGCAGTACCTGGCCACCCTCCTCAGCCGGCCCATGGCCGGGCGCCTGTCGGACAACCTCGGTACCAAGCGGGCGATCGTCTACGGCCTGGCGGGGATTCTTCTCAGCGGGTTGCTGACCCTGGCGTCCACCCTGTTGCAGGCATTGCCGCTGCTGAGCCTGGGCACCCTGCTGCTGGGACGCCTGTTGCTGGGGGTGGCCCAGGGCCTGATCGGCGTGGGCACCATCAGCTGGTGCATGGGCCAGGTCGGCGCCGAACACACCGCACGCTCGATTTCCTGGAACGGCATCGCCTCCTATGGCGCGATTGCCATCGGCGCGCCCCTGGGGGTGGTGATGGTCGCCGACTACGGCTTCGAAAGCCTGGGGCTGGCCCTGTCGTTGCTGGCGGCCCTGGCCCTGCTGCTGATCCGCAACAAACCATCGGTGCCGGTGATCCGTGGCGAGCGCCTGTCATTTCGCGCGGTGTTCGGCCGTATCGCCCCTTACGGCGCCGGCCTGAGCCTGGCGTCCATCGGCTACGGCACCCTGACCACCTTTATTACCCTGTTCTACCTCAGCCGCGGTTGGACCGGCGCGGCCTATTGCCTGACCGTATTCGGCGTCTGCTTCATTCTCTCGCGCCTGCTGTTCATCTCCAGCATCAGCCGCTTTGGCGGCTATCGCGCGGCCATCGCCTGCATGAGCATCGAGACCCTGGGCCTGATCCTGCTGTGGCTGGCGCCCTCAACGGCGTTCGCCATGATCGGCGCCGGGCTCGCCGGCTTCGGCCTGTCACTGGTGTACCCAGCGCTGGGGGTGGAAGCGATCAAGCAGGTGCCCAACACCAGCCGCGGTGCCGGCCTGAGCGCCTACGCGGTGTTTTTCGACCTGGCGCTGGCGATTGCCGGCCCTCTGATGGGCGCGGTGGCGTTGAACCTGGGCTATTCGTGGATTTTCTTCTGCGCGGCGCTGCTGTCCCTCTGCGCCCTGGGCCTAACCCTGCTGCTCAAGCGCCGGGCCTTCGCCTGA
- a CDS encoding ParD-like family protein → MGIVKISDQLHEQIRVASDAMDRSINAQAEFWIKIGLLAELNPHLAYNDLINKLLLNKSDLIRGRSE, encoded by the coding sequence GTGGGCATCGTCAAGATTTCAGATCAGCTGCATGAACAGATCCGCGTCGCCAGCGACGCCATGGATCGCTCCATCAACGCCCAGGCCGAGTTCTGGATCAAGATCGGCCTCTTGGCCGAGCTCAATCCGCACCTGGCCTACAACGACCTGATCAACAAACTGCTGCTGAACAAGAGCGATCTGATCCGGGGGCGCAGCGAATGA
- a CDS encoding RimK family protein: MSAVQGHWRGVSEQSLPATITPVNYFSAVSETSSQLVIIVERKEDWASYFPSEDILSAQEYLEQTRETQPGKRVQVINLCRSYKYLGHGYYCSLLAEARGHKVIPSVRTISELTRKSLYGLALDNLDKTLEKALSNHLYSDTEGFTLTLYFGKTHIEPLQELARQLFEVFPCPILLVDFKRTNGWHIEGVKAGALHKLREDQEDQFAHSLDSFSRKIWRVPRSKRLARYDLAILHDPQEALPPSNAQALEHFVRVGKGLGIDVELIEKKDYPRIAEYDGLLIRETTSVDNHTYRFAKKAESEGLVVMDDPTSILRCTNKVYLTDLLKSHQLGMPATEILYKERPEDFERVGERLGFPLVLKIPDGCFSRGVIKVESQQALLEATAELFEHSVLLLAQEFFYTEYDWRIGVLNRKPIFACQYFMSKGHWQIYNHKAKGQDINGECRTLAIHEAPRAVVELAVKTANLIGDGLYGVDLKQSGDKVVVIEVNDNPNLDAGIEDAYLRDDLYSLVLEEFVRRLELKRRGQAW; the protein is encoded by the coding sequence ATGTCAGCGGTACAAGGTCATTGGCGTGGAGTATCCGAGCAAAGTCTGCCGGCGACAATAACTCCGGTTAATTATTTTTCAGCGGTGAGTGAAACTTCCAGTCAGTTGGTGATTATTGTCGAGCGCAAGGAAGATTGGGCTTCCTACTTCCCCAGCGAAGACATCCTCAGCGCCCAGGAGTACTTGGAACAGACGCGTGAAACCCAGCCCGGCAAGCGGGTCCAGGTGATCAACCTGTGCCGCAGCTACAAGTACCTGGGCCACGGTTACTACTGTTCGCTGCTGGCCGAGGCGCGGGGGCACAAGGTGATTCCCTCGGTGCGCACCATCAGCGAACTGACCCGAAAATCGCTCTACGGGCTGGCCCTGGACAACCTGGATAAAACCCTGGAAAAGGCCCTGAGCAATCATCTTTACAGCGATACCGAAGGTTTTACCCTGACCCTCTACTTCGGCAAGACCCATATCGAACCCTTGCAGGAGTTGGCGCGCCAGTTGTTCGAAGTTTTTCCCTGTCCGATATTGCTGGTGGACTTCAAACGAACTAACGGCTGGCATATCGAAGGCGTGAAGGCTGGTGCCTTACATAAGTTGCGCGAAGACCAGGAAGATCAATTCGCCCACTCCCTGGACAGTTTCAGCCGCAAGATCTGGCGCGTGCCACGTTCGAAAAGACTGGCTCGCTATGACCTGGCGATCCTGCATGACCCCCAGGAAGCCTTGCCGCCTTCCAACGCCCAGGCGCTGGAGCATTTTGTCCGGGTCGGCAAGGGCCTGGGCATCGACGTCGAGCTGATCGAGAAGAAGGATTACCCGCGGATCGCCGAGTACGACGGCTTGCTGATCCGCGAGACCACCAGCGTCGACAACCATACCTACCGCTTCGCCAAGAAGGCCGAAAGCGAAGGCCTGGTGGTGATGGACGACCCCACCTCGATCCTGCGCTGCACCAACAAGGTCTACCTGACCGATCTGCTGAAAAGCCACCAGCTGGGCATGCCCGCCACCGAGATTCTCTACAAGGAGCGACCGGAAGATTTCGAGCGGGTCGGCGAGCGCCTGGGCTTCCCTTTGGTGCTGAAGATTCCCGACGGCTGTTTCTCCCGCGGGGTGATCAAGGTCGAGAGCCAGCAGGCGCTGCTGGAGGCCACCGCCGAACTGTTCGAGCATTCGGTGTTGCTGCTGGCCCAGGAGTTCTTCTACACCGAGTACGACTGGCGCATCGGCGTGCTCAACCGCAAGCCGATCTTCGCCTGCCAGTACTTCATGTCCAAGGGCCATTGGCAGATCTACAACCACAAGGCCAAGGGCCAGGACATCAACGGTGAGTGCCGCACCCTGGCGATCCACGAGGCGCCGCGGGCGGTAGTGGAACTGGCGGTGAAGACCGCCAACCTGATCGGCGACGGCCTGTACGGCGTCGACCTGAAACAGTCCGGCGACAAGGTGGTGGTGATCGAAGTCAACGACAACCCCAACCTGGACGCCGGCATCGAAGATGCCTACCTGCGCGACGATCTGTATTCCCTGGTGCTCGAGGAGTTCGTCCGCCGCCTGGAGCTCAAGCGCCGCGGACAGGCCTGGTGA
- a CDS encoding GNAT family N-acetyltransferase/peptidase C39 family protein: MDLVFRIATPEDLPALVRLEQQCFTTDRLTARSFQWMISRAHARLIVAEQADQLLGYALVLFHRGTSLARLYSIATAVEARGLGLGKRLLERIEACAREHDCAYLRLEVRTDNPTAIALYERSGYRRFAVLHDYYEDHTDALRLEKRILQHRETRSISVPYYQQTTDFTCGPACLLMAMGALQPGRALERREELQLWREATTVFMTSGHGGCSPQGLALAAWRRGFGVRLQVNTRGPLFLGGVRDEHKKDVMRLVHEEFCAELDSSDVLQVLGGPLDLPRLLADGGQPLVLISSYRLTRSKAPHWVMVTDCDEEFVYLHDPDVDHSQHRQPMDCQHLPVSHGEFAKMCRFGSGKLQAAVVLYPATVPL; the protein is encoded by the coding sequence ATGGATCTTGTCTTTCGCATTGCCACACCTGAGGATTTGCCCGCGTTAGTGCGACTGGAACAGCAGTGTTTCACCACCGATCGCCTCACCGCGCGCAGCTTCCAGTGGATGATCAGCCGCGCCCATGCGCGCCTGATCGTCGCCGAGCAGGCGGACCAGTTGCTGGGGTACGCCCTGGTGTTGTTCCATCGCGGTACGTCCCTGGCCCGTCTGTACTCCATAGCCACGGCGGTCGAGGCCCGCGGGCTGGGCCTGGGCAAGCGCCTGCTGGAGCGGATCGAGGCCTGCGCGCGGGAGCATGACTGCGCCTACCTGCGGCTGGAGGTGCGCACCGACAACCCGACGGCCATCGCCCTGTACGAGCGCAGCGGCTACCGGCGCTTCGCCGTGCTGCACGACTACTACGAGGACCACACCGATGCCCTGCGCCTGGAAAAGCGCATCCTGCAGCATCGGGAAACCCGCAGTATCAGCGTGCCCTATTACCAGCAGACCACCGACTTCACCTGCGGCCCGGCCTGCCTGCTGATGGCCATGGGCGCGCTGCAACCCGGACGGGCCCTGGAGCGGCGCGAAGAACTGCAGCTGTGGCGCGAGGCGACCACCGTGTTCATGACCTCCGGCCATGGCGGCTGCAGCCCCCAGGGGCTGGCGTTGGCCGCGTGGCGCCGGGGCTTCGGGGTCAGGCTGCAGGTCAATACCCGGGGGCCGCTGTTTCTTGGCGGGGTGCGCGACGAGCATAAAAAAGACGTCATGCGCCTGGTGCACGAGGAGTTCTGCGCAGAGCTGGATAGCAGCGATGTCTTGCAGGTGCTGGGCGGCCCGCTGGACCTGCCAAGGCTGCTGGCCGACGGCGGCCAGCCTCTGGTGCTGATCAGCAGCTACCGCCTGACCCGCTCCAAGGCCCCGCATTGGGTGATGGTCACCGACTGCGACGAGGAGTTCGTCTACCTGCACGATCCCGATGTCGACCACAGCCAGCACCGCCAGCCGATGGATTGCCAGCACCTGCCAGTGAGCCACGGCGAGTTCGCCAAGATGTGCCGTTTCGGCAGCGGCAAGCTGCAGGCGGCGGTGGTCCTCTACCCAGCCACAGTGCCTCTGTAG
- a CDS encoding magnesium transporter CorA family protein, which produces MIKSYQLSQGRLLAVERLDAEVMLFSNPDLAERDLLHTGFKLDEHALASALDPDEVSRIEFHPDNLFLIWKRPENYSGGGSLSFEVSSCGLLFSPQRLLVIAHDDSQLSGLGARQALNSPLDVLLDLLSNNIHHYLGHLKVIKMVARELQQQFNDSMENRHLIQMFNLSESLIYYINAIHSNGAVLTRLRNHAEKAHFSAEAIGLIDDLIIENNQCYKQAEIYSTVFSGLIDARGNLMNNNMNSLLRKLTLINVVFLPLNLIASIGGMSEFSMMTAGTPWWIAYPLFLVAMLLGAGGMVLGLRRLAGGSGKCA; this is translated from the coding sequence ATGATCAAGAGCTATCAGCTGAGCCAGGGCCGCCTGCTGGCGGTGGAACGCCTGGACGCCGAGGTGATGCTGTTCAGCAATCCCGACCTCGCCGAGCGCGACCTGCTGCACACCGGCTTCAAGCTCGACGAACACGCCCTGGCCTCGGCCCTGGACCCGGACGAGGTGTCGCGCATCGAGTTCCACCCGGACAACCTGTTCCTGATCTGGAAGCGCCCGGAGAACTACTCCGGCGGCGGCAGCCTGTCGTTCGAGGTGTCGTCCTGCGGACTGCTGTTTTCCCCGCAACGGCTGCTGGTGATTGCCCATGACGACAGCCAGCTCAGCGGCCTGGGCGCGCGCCAGGCCTTGAATAGCCCCCTGGATGTGCTGCTGGACCTGCTGTCCAACAACATCCATCACTACCTGGGGCACCTCAAGGTGATCAAGATGGTCGCCCGGGAGTTGCAGCAGCAGTTCAACGACTCGATGGAAAACCGCCACCTGATCCAGATGTTCAACCTCAGCGAAAGCCTGATCTATTACATCAACGCCATTCACAGCAACGGCGCGGTGCTGACCCGCCTGCGCAACCATGCCGAGAAGGCGCATTTCAGCGCCGAGGCCATCGGCCTGATCGACGACCTGATCATCGAGAACAACCAGTGCTACAAGCAGGCGGAGATCTATTCGACGGTGTTTTCCGGGCTGATCGATGCGCGCGGCAACCTGATGAACAACAACATGAACAGCCTGCTGCGCAAACTGACGTTGATCAACGTGGTGTTCCTGCCCCTGAACCTGATCGCCAGCATCGGCGGCATGTCGGAATTCAGCATGATGACCGCCGGCACCCCCTGGTGGATTGCCTACCCCTTGTTTCTCGTGGCGATGCTGCTGGGGGCAGGGGGGATGGTGCTGGGTCTCAGGCGCCTGGCCGGGGGCAGTGGCAAGTGCGCCTGA
- a CDS encoding DUF1652 domain-containing protein, producing the protein MFLSALELRNIIECSFLPKRCECTLSPDLHMTVKVYGDHETDRVDLVVTGIDAASLNGCREINDLIAELRYDLANHPGSQPITLKSRIH; encoded by the coding sequence ATGTTCTTATCTGCCTTGGAACTGCGCAATATCATTGAATGCAGCTTCCTGCCCAAACGCTGCGAGTGCACCCTGAGCCCCGACCTGCACATGACCGTGAAAGTCTATGGCGACCATGAAACCGACCGCGTGGACCTGGTGGTCACCGGTATCGATGCGGCGAGCCTCAACGGCTGCCGGGAGATCAACGACCTGATCGCCGAACTGCGCTACGACCTGGCCAATCATCCGGGCAGCCAGCCCATCACCCTGAAATCCAGGATTCATTGA
- a CDS encoding DUF2834 domain-containing protein: MKSVGLPLIALIAFAGYTFAVMLQAEQSLLEFGLGLMSRPDTAQVVIDLYLLATLAGIWMYRDARSRGQSALSVLPYLLLTAVFVSIGPLLYLVVRGLRDRRSASPARQQA; encoded by the coding sequence ATGAAGTCTGTCGGATTGCCGTTGATTGCCCTGATCGCCTTTGCCGGCTACACCTTCGCGGTGATGCTGCAGGCGGAACAATCGCTGCTCGAGTTTGGCCTCGGCCTGATGTCCCGCCCCGACACCGCGCAGGTGGTGATCGACCTGTACCTGCTGGCGACCCTGGCCGGCATCTGGATGTACCGGGACGCCCGCTCCCGTGGCCAGTCCGCATTGTCGGTGCTGCCTTACCTGCTGCTGACGGCGGTGTTCGTCTCCATTGGCCCGCTGTTGTATCTGGTGGTTCGTGGCCTTCGTGACCGCAGGTCCGCCAGCCCTGCCCGCCAGCAGGCTTGA